The Chryseobacterium indologenes genomic sequence TGTGAAGGGGCTTCATGAACCTATTATCAGTGAACTGAAATTTCGAGAAGTTCAGGATGTGTTAGATGGTAGAAAGCGTGATTTCACCAAACCGAAAATCGTTTCGATGGATAATCTTCCACTAAGGGGATTTTTAAAATGTCCAAAATGCGAACGGATGTTAACGGGAAGTGCTTCAAAAGGAAAACTGGGAAGGTATTACTATTATTACCACTGTTCTTCTCAGTGCGGTGTAAGGTTTCGGGCGCCTGAGGTTAATGCAGCTTTTGAACGACAGTTATCGGAACTTCTTCCAAGACCGGGGATGTCAGAGGTCTTTATCGAAACAGTATTAGAAGATTTCCAATCAAAGACTAAGAAAGAGAATATTGAAAGAAAACAGATGCTGAAACAGGTCGAAGATTTAAATGCACGTTTGCAAAAAGCCTTGATTCAAAAAGTTGACGGCACTTTGGATGATGATGATTACAACTTTATAAAAAAAGACACCTACGCTAAAATTGAAAGATTGGAATTTGATCTTAGCCATTTATCAGATCAAAATACTGAAATTAGTAGGTTATTAAAAAGTGAGCTTGCAAAGATCATAAATCTTTACAAATACTACGTAGAAGGTGATATGGAGCAAAAAAGGCAGATTATTAGTTCGATGTTCCCTGAAAAGCTTGTGTTTGACGGAGAAAAGCATCGAACACCTAGGATAAATTCGGCAGTTCAGCTTATATACTCTAAAGAAAGGGAAATTCGAGGAAATAAAAAAGGGACAAATCTTTCTTTTTTAGATTTGTCCCAACAAGTAGCCCCACCAGGAATCGAACCTGGATCTAAAGTTTAGGAAACTCGTATTCTATCCATTGAACTATGAGGCCTTTATCAAATAAATGTACATATAATTTTTGTTGAATGCTCTTTTTAAGAACAAGAAGTTTAAGAAAACTATTATGATAAGGTGATATAAAATAAAAGAATCTGCTCTTTAGGAGCAGATTCAGTAGATAAAACATCTCATTTTTTTAATTAGACAACAATAAAAAGCACAGCCGACAATGCTGTGCTTAAATTTTTATTTCAAATTTAATTGCAATTTCAATAGTAGTAAGAAAAGCAAATAAAGTTTCCACTTCGATTATTATTACATAGTAAATGTAGTGATATTTTTAATACGAAATATGAATTTAATGTTAAAATTCACAAGTTATCCACATTTTTTTGTGGATAAGTCCGGATTGTGAGTATCGTAGCAATCTCAGGGCGTAGCGTTGTACACATTGATTATATCAAAAATACGATGAAAATTAGTGTTCCTCAAGGTATTTCAATACAAAATCACTGAGTGTCTTTTTCTCGTCCTGGCTTCCTTTGTTATCCATATGACCGTGATTGATTGCAGTGGGCTGTATCGTCATATGGTATTTTTCCTGTTCTTCTGATGTTGGCAAAACTCCATTATCTGCGGGATAATCGTTTGAACGTAAGGAATAAATTTTTGGAACGCTTGTTCTTGGGAGAAACATCCGGCGATTATCCATTGTAATGATTTTAGACACCAGGTTAGGATGTTGATTTCCAAACAATGCCGCCATGTCACCGCCGTTGGAATGTCCTATGATGGTAAGATGTTTGTAATCAAGCTCCGGTTTTGTTTTTTTTAATTCATGTAACACAAACAGTATATTATCGGAGCCGTTTTGCCAGAAAGGTCGCCTTACGATCTGAATGTTCCCTTCCATTGGTATAAGTTTGTCTGTAGACAGCTCATGCTGGATGCTTACCGTGTAAAAGCCTTTTGATGCCAGTTTTTCCGTCAGATAAGAATACATAAAATAGTCTCCGCCTTTATTCATACCATAGCCATGATTAAAAATAACCACCTGCCGATTCGGGATTATCTGCTTAGTGAGTGGCTGATAAACGGCAAGGGGAATTTTTCTGTTTCTATTCTGATCGAAGAATGTTAAAGTGTCCAGCTTTACCGGATAATCTTCAGAAGAAACTGCTTTTGTCTTTACTGAACAGGCAATGACGAATGGGAGCGTCGTTAAGAAAAATAGAGTTGTTTTGAATTTCATAAAGATATCGGTTTATGACAAAATTCTGAATTTTCTTTGAAATAATAAATAACCGGAAAATAATTTAACTTAAAAAGAACCAATTATTTATATCGTAATTTTTTTTCTGTTTTACAAAATTTACTACCTTTATTTCATTAAAATCTCATTTTAAATACGATCCCTTTATCAGGCTGTTTTCTGGCCTGAGACCAAAGGTTCAGATATCCTGAACCCTGTTACTCTTGATTTATTATCAAAACTTAAAATAGAAAATGTACGGTTTGTGCATTTTACCATCAATTGTAAAATAAGATCATTATGAAAAAATATACAATCGCCGTTGTTGGCGGAACCGGAAAATCCGGAAACTATCTCGTACAGCATCTTCTTGAAAAAGGATATCCAATCAGGCTTTTATTAAGGCATCCTGAACATTTCAAAATGCAGCATCCGTCGATTGAAGTAGTAAAAGGTGACGCGAGGGACAAAGAATCGATCTGTTCACTGATTAAAGGCTGTGAGGTAATCATCAGTACATTGGGACAGCCGAAAGGAGAGAAATCGATTTTCAGTGATGCTACTGGAAATATTATTGTATCTATGAATGAGCTGGGTATTAAAAGATACATCGTAACCACAGGTTTAAGTGTAAATACTGAAGATGATTGTAAAAACATACATGTAAAAACGGCGACAGAATGGATGTACCAGAATTATCCTGAAACAACTGCGGATAAACAGAAAGAGTATCATCTTCTTGCAAAAGGTAACGTGGACTGGACTTTGGTACGATTGCCCTTAATCGACCTGACATACAAACGTTTCGCCATAGAGGCCAATCTTACGGACTGTAAGGGTGAAAAGATCAGTGCAGCGGATCTCGCCGAGTTTTTGATCTCACAGATTGAAGATACAGCTTATATAAGAAAAAGTCCTTTCCTGTATAATGTGTAAATCTTTATACCAGATTAAAAAGAGTATGATAGTAGTAAAAAACAGAGAGCACAATGGCTCTCTGTTTATATTTAATTTTCAAGCTTTTCCTTAATATATTTTGCAGTATAGGACTTTTTATTTTTTGTAAGATCCTCAGGTGTTCCTGCAAAGACTACCTCTCCACCGTGTTTTCCGGCTTCAGGACCTATATCAACAATGTAATCTGCACATTTGATAATATCGGGCTGGTGCTCAATAACAATCACCGAGTGTCCCAGATCTATCAGAGCCTGAAGAGACTTCAGTAATTTCTGAATATCATGGAAATGAAGCCCGGTAGAAGGCTCATCAAAGACAAATAAAGTTTTATCCGTAGTAACGCCCTTCACAAGGAATGAAGCCAGTTTTACACGTTGTGCTTCACCACCGGAAAGAGTAGAAGAGCTTTGTCCCAACTGTAAATAACCTAGACCAACTTCCTGTAAAGGTTTCAGCTTGGTTACGATTTTCTCTTCATTATTATCTTTAAAGAAGGCTAATGCTTCATCTACGGTCATGTGAAGGATGTCAGAGATACTTTTTTCGTCAAATTTTACCTCCAGGATTTCACTTTTGAATCTTGTTCCTTTACATACCTCGCATTCCAGCTCGATATCTGCCATAAACTGCATGGAAACATTGATTACGCCTTCACCTTTACACTCGTCACATCTTCCGCCATCAACATTGAAAGAGAAATGTTTAGGTTTATATCCCATCATTTTGGCAACTTTCTGTTTGGCAAAAAGATCACGGATGTCATCATAAGCTTTAAGGTAAGTAACGGGATTGGAACGTGAAGATTTCCCGATAGGATTCTGGTCGATCAATTCAATGTTTTTGATCAGTTTTTTTGGAAATTCCACAGAATCATAATCGCCTTTTTTACCGCCCATTCCCAGCTGAATTTGGATGTCATTGGTTAAAATCTCTTTCATCAACGTCGATTTTCCGCTTCCGGAAACCCCGGAGATCACCACAAGGTTTTCCAAAGGAATATCTACATCAATATTTTTAAGGTTATTCTGACGGGCTCCTTTGATATGAATCCATTCTTTTGCTTTTCTGCGCTTTTCAGGTACTTTTATTTCCAGCCTTCCGGTCAGATATTCTGAGGTGAGGGTATCGGCTTTTTTAAGGTCTTTATAGTCTCCCGCAAATACCAATTCACCACCAAGATAACCCGCTTCAGGACCAATATCGATGATATAATCTGCTGCTCTCATGACGTCTTCGTCGTGCTCTACAACAATTACCGTATTTCCGAGATCACGAAGGTTCTTCAGTACTTCGATCAGGTTTTCAGTGTCTTTTGAATGAAGCCCGATAGAAGGTTCATCCAGAATATAAATGGAACCCACCAGGGAACTTCCCAAACTTGTGGCCAGATTAATTCTCTGGCTTTCACCTCCTGACAAGGTGTTGGAAGTTCTGTTTAATGTTAAATATCCTAACCCGACTTTTAATAAAAATTCAAGACGGGTAGTAATTTCATACAATAATCTCTTAGCAACTTCTTTATCATGATCAGACAGCTTTAATCCGTTGATTAAGGGAGCCAGTTCATCCAGAGGAAGTTCTATCATCGACTGTATATTGTGACCGTCAACCTTTACCCAGCTTGTTTCCTCGCGTAATCTCAATCCTTCGCATGTAGGACAAAGAGTTTTCCCTCTGTATCGGGAAAGCATGACACGGTACTGGATTTTGTATAAATTTTCTTCAAGCATTTTGAAGAAATTATTAATGGACGGGAAACTGGTTTTCCCGTCACCTTTCCAGAGGAAATTTTTCTGTTCTTTTGTTAATTGATGATAAGGTTTGTGAATAGGGAAGTCACCTGCCTTTTTAATGAAATCTTTTTCCATTCGCTCATCGTTTCTCCTCTCCATGAGACTACTGCATCTTCATATACTGACAAGGTTTTGTTAGGAACTACAAGATCTTCATCAATTCCGATTACTTTTCCGTAGCCTTCACATGCCGGGCACGCCCCATAGGGATTGTTGAAGCTGAAAAAGTGAACGTTAGGCTCAAGGAATTCCATACCGTCAAGTTCAAACTTGTTTGAAAACTCCTTTACTTTTCCGGTATGTGTATTCTTTAAGGTACAATAACCACGGCCCTCATAGAATGCCATTTGAATGGAGTCTGCCAATCGTTGCAGAAAGCTTTCATCTTCTTCATAGGCGAAACGGTCTATTACCAGATTGATCACCATTCCTTTTTCGGGAGTAAATCCGAAACTTTCCAGATCCTCAATGCCTGCGACATTTCCATTGATTTCAAGCCTTGTAAAACCGGCAAGTTTTAAAATATTCAATGTTTCCTTAAAATTGTCTGCATCATATTCCAGAGGTGCCGTAAGAAGAAAGGAAGTGTCCTTTTTAGAAGCTTTAATAAAGTCTACAACGTCAGAAACGGAGTCTTTTTTTACTTCTTCCCCCGAAACGGGAGAAAATGTTTTTCCGATACGGGCAAATAAGAGCTTCATATAATCATAGATCTCTGTAGAAGTTCCTACAGTGGACCGCGGATTGGACGAAATTACTTTTTGCTGGATTGCAATAGAAGGTGCCAGTCCTTTGATATCGTCAACTTTAGGTTTCTCTAATTTGCCTAAAAACTGACGTGCGTAGGAACTTAAGCTCTCTACATATCGTCGCTGGCCTTCTGCATAAATGGTATCAAAGGCCAGGGATGATTTGCCGCTTCCTGAAACTCCGGTAATAACAATCAGTTTGTTTTTAGGGATCAGGACGTCTATGTGCTTCAGATTGTTAAGGTGTGCATTCTTAACGAAAATCTGTTTCTTTATATCTATTTCTGTAGTACTAGCCATATTTTGTTTATTCATAAAAGTAACTGTACAGTGTATAGCCTGTCAGTGTAATGGTGTTGGTCCTAAAAAAATCAGGATCTGTCTTCATTGAACGTGTATATCCATTCTCAGATTCACTTGAAACAGCAGAACTCCA encodes the following:
- a CDS encoding recombinase family protein → MGKIADLYIRVSTDEQADKGYSLRDQEDRLRRYCELKEISVRNVYIEDYSAKTFNRPEWKKLITALRKQKNIKNVTLLLFTKWDRFSRNTSQAYQTIDILRSLRSEPQAIEQPLDMSIPESKIMLSHYLTIPEVENERRALNVFYGMRRARKEGRWMGTAPLGYVNKITEDHKKYIAIKEVEAEILIWAFDKILENSFNTNQIWKMVREKAKGMSRFSKNNFWTAIRNPIYCGKIFIPAFKDEEAYFVKGLHEPIISELKFREVQDVLDGRKRDFTKPKIVSMDNLPLRGFLKCPKCERMLTGSASKGKLGRYYYYYHCSSQCGVRFRAPEVNAAFERQLSELLPRPGMSEVFIETVLEDFQSKTKKENIERKQMLKQVEDLNARLQKALIQKVDGTLDDDDYNFIKKDTYAKIERLEFDLSHLSDQNTEISRLLKSELAKIINLYKYYVEGDMEQKRQIISSMFPEKLVFDGEKHRTPRINSAVQLIYSKEREIRGNKKGTNLSFLDLSQQVAPPGIEPGSKV
- a CDS encoding NAD(P)H-binding protein, encoding MKKYTIAVVGGTGKSGNYLVQHLLEKGYPIRLLLRHPEHFKMQHPSIEVVKGDARDKESICSLIKGCEVIISTLGQPKGEKSIFSDATGNIIVSMNELGIKRYIVTTGLSVNTEDDCKNIHVKTATEWMYQNYPETTADKQKEYHLLAKGNVDWTLVRLPLIDLTYKRFAIEANLTDCKGEKISAADLAEFLISQIEDTAYIRKSPFLYNV
- a CDS encoding alpha/beta hydrolase, with the translated sequence MKFKTTLFFLTTLPFVIACSVKTKAVSSEDYPVKLDTLTFFDQNRNRKIPLAVYQPLTKQIIPNRQVVIFNHGYGMNKGGDYFMYSYLTEKLASKGFYTVSIQHELSTDKLIPMEGNIQIVRRPFWQNGSDNILFVLHELKKTKPELDYKHLTIIGHSNGGDMAALFGNQHPNLVSKIITMDNRRMFLPRTSVPKIYSLRSNDYPADNGVLPTSEEQEKYHMTIQPTAINHGHMDNKGSQDEKKTLSDFVLKYLEEH